In Hippopotamus amphibius kiboko isolate mHipAmp2 chromosome 6, mHipAmp2.hap2, whole genome shotgun sequence, the genomic window gggagatcaaccccatgactgctgatgacctagaggggtgggatggggaaggtgggagggatgctcgggagggaggctcaagagggaggggacacggggatatatgtataaatacagctgatttgctttgttgtgcggtggaaagtggcacaacagtgtaaagctattatacttcaataaagaattgaaaataaaagctttgctgaaaccctttggggagtCTGGGGTTTTTGGGGCACGAGCTACGTGTCTCCTTGCATTGctctgcaataaacctttccctGCTCCAGACTCTGAGTTTGTTTGGCTTCACTGTATGTCGGGCTCAAGAACTTGGGTTTGGTAGCACAGAGCAGAGAGGATTGAACTCCGTTCCGCATCTACCCTCCTGATGACCTTCTCAGTGCAGGGAGGGTTGCTGGGCTTATTGATCAGAACTCAGAACCCATTCATGGCTGTGTTTCAGTAGCAGATAGGGTTACTGTGTCCTAAGGTTTGGGATTGCTGCAGTTTTGTGACTGTGTCCTCCAGTGCAGTGAGCACACCTGCACAGCTCACTTCCTGTTACTGCCCCTGGGTGTGAAGCTCAGGTTTGAAAACTTCCCATTTTATACTCAGTGGGGAGGGAGCAAGGGGCCTCCTATCTTGATTCTGCCTGATCAGATAACAGCCTTTATCTAGAATTTGTACTCCTAACACAGTGGTTCTTCAGGAGCAATGCTCAAACCAGCAGCAACTGAGAACATGTCAGAAATGCAGGTTCTAGGGTTACGTGGTCCAGTTAGGACTCTGCGTTCttactgccgagggcccgggtttgctccctggttggggaactaaaatcccgcaagGTGCACTgtgcagggggcggggtggggggaggcaggttCTAGAAACCCAGACCTCCTGGACCAGAAACTCTGTAGCTGGGGCTTACTGGTCTGTTTTAATAAATCCTCCTGGCGACTTGGATGCAGCACCACTACTCTAGAATAGACCTCAGTAGGGCTGCTGTAACCAAGTACCACAGCCTGGGTGGTGAACAACAGAAacttttttctcacagttctggaggctgcaagtctaaGATCAAAGTGTCAGCCGGGCTGGCTCCTTTTGAGGGCTGTGTAAGGAAGGTTCTGTCCAGGCCTCGCCCATGGGCTTCTAGATGGCTgtcttctgcctgtgttttcacaACACCCTCCCTCTGTACTTGTCTGCGGTCCAAAATTTCTTCTTCATATAAATATACCCGTCAGAGTGGATGAGGGTCTACCCTAATGACCTTGTTTTAATTTGATTACCTCTTTAAGGAATGTATCTTCAAATatggttacattctgaggtactgggggttaggacaacatatggattttggggggacacGGTTCAGCCCACAACACTTGGGGAAACTTGTCATATAATTTTTGTATCTGTTTCCCACCCTCCATTCCCCAGTTGTGATCTGATAGAGGTTAGAGACTGGGCCTTCCCTGTTCTTATAGctctagtgtcttttttttttggcacacgggcttcgttgctccgtggcacgtgggatcttcctggagctgggatcgaacccgtgacctctgcattggcaggcagattcttaaccactgcgccacctaggaagcccctctagtGTCTTACAAAATGTCCCAATCGTCTTTCAATAAAGGTTGTTTAAATTGATTGACTCTTGGTGGAGCaactttttgatgttttattGAGGTTACAATCTTAAAAACCTCTCTCTGGTGTGCAGAGCACACATGTGGAAGCTTAGTAGGGTCTTAGGCCTTTTCTCAAGCAAATGTGGTGTAGCACACTTATTGGCTGAGGTCCTGCCGCTTCCTGGTGACACAGATTTCTGAATCACCTAATCCCGCTCGCTTCTtttgtgcagtgtgtgtgtaCAGTGGGGGCATTCTTCTGGGGCCATAGCAGAGGCTTAACATCTAAACTCTCTCAgaaacttgtttgtttgttttcttcttttccgtCTGAgagcttttgaaagaaaaaaaaaaaaaaaaaggcctgctTCATTCATACACAGCAAAGGATTCTAGGTGTTTGTATTTTGCAGCACTCAAAGCCAGACTGTAATACACAGATAATTGTCACTGAGAGGTAGCACACTTTATTTGCTGGGGATTTTCTATTGTTGCTTTTCAATTTAGTTGACAGTAGAATTACAGGTTGCCATGGCAACCTATCCACGGCCCAAACTGCCTGGGCCTTAAAGACACAGACACCACATTTGGTTTTATTCTGTAGAGCTGACATTGTTAGAAAACAGAGTAGAGCAAAGTGAATGCGGAATTAGGGCAGACATCctgctctttccttcctttcccttttgtgGTTTCTATGTTTACCAAACCCCTGAATAGCCCAGTGTTAGACATTGTATAATTTGGTCTCTGGAGTTCTTTCAAGAAAACAGCCAGGTTGTTGTCTCCCTGGCAGTTTTGTTACTTCTGTTGGTAACCATCTGTGGGAGTTAGGAAGCTTTGGGGGTGATTGGCATGGATGTACTAAACTTCCGCTCCCATCCAAGGCTGGACACATGAGAAACTCTGTCACTTCTGTGACCACACTTCTTTCATTCAGGTGGGACATGAAAGAAGGGTCCAGAGAAACTGAAGATGAGATGTTTCCAACTAAGGGGAAGCCAGAAAGGCCTGGTGGATCTGGGGACCCATTCTTAGTTATGCCAAGAAATTGAATTAGCCGGCTAAGCTTGAGAAAATGCTGAAACTTCTTGTAACTGCTCTAAAGGGATTTTCTCACTCTTCTGAGCTTTGCCTACAGCCACTTATGCATTAGGTTACAAAGCTCATTATAAGAGGTCCTGAGAGACAAGGGAAGCTGATTCATCTGATAAGCTAATTCCAGAGCATAGCCTCCAGGAGGGAAGGATGAGGCgtgaaagaataaaacaagatcCATCTCTGAAACCTACCCTTCGCTGCAGAAATTGTCATTGCCTGAAGTTTGCTGGCTATGAAAGTTCAGATTTTACTGGGatctatttattttcagtcttgtGTAATTTCTTTTCAGGCTTTAGACCATTGTTCAGTGCTGACTTTTACGGCTGCTTTCAGGGAGGAGGGGATTTTTGGTGCAAAAAGTGCTTTATTTCACTGGGAAAGTGGGATCCTCTAAGGGAGGCTTGGGGGTGATTTTGACTTTACCCTGTGACTTCTTTGAGAAAGCAGGGTAATCTCAGACCTTCTCAGCTGACCCCCGTTCATGAAATGCATGATGACAATAACAGGAATGTGAGCTGGGGAAGGATCTTCAGACCGTCTGTTGCAACGATGCTCAGGGTTTTCTCTCGCCAGGACACGTGTAACGGGGGTTTTAGTCTGCGTCCTCCAGAAGCCGAGGATAGGAAGTTGGGTGCTGGGAAGGGATGCCAGGAAGCAGAAGTGACCAGGAAGAGCAGGAGAGGGACCGGAGGGAAGCCCAAACAGGGTACGCTCAGGAGCTGGCGGCCGCCCCGTCGTGTTCGGGACCACCGGAATGTGCCTCGGAACTCTCCCCGCAAGGGATAAGGAAGTCGGGTATTTACCCACCAACTCTGTCTCTTCTTGGTTGAGGGTTGCCCCTTAGGACTGAGCTCCTTCTCACACcccagagaaagccctcaggctGCGAAACAGAGCAGCCTGAGCCCCTGAAGTTGGCTTATGCTCAGCAACCCCAGGAACTGCCCTCTGCAGCTGGAGGTGGACCCAGACGTGGTAGCAGCAGTGTCGGCTTCAGGGGATAACGTTCAGCTACACAACAGATTTCCGTGGGACTATCCAGAGTTCTTGGGgtgcttttactttattttttttaatttttatttatttatttacttttggccactgtgtggcatgcaggattttagttctctaaccagggatcaaacctgtgccccctgcaatggaagcgtggagtcctaaccactggacaccagggaagtcctggggtgGTTTTAAAGTCTCATCTGCAAATTCTTGACACACCTCCCATTGAAAGGTGGGGATCTATGGATTCTTTCCCTAGAATCCAGGCAGGCTGTGACTGCTTTCAccaacagaaaaggagaaaagtggtCTTGTTGCTGAAACTTGGCCTCTGTTCATTGGTGCTGAATAGAAACACggagacagttttgggtgaaatagaaaagaatagcttttttgctttgccaggcaaagggggccacagggctctaatgccctcaagactgtgtgtcccaccctggagggggtggtgaggagtctcacagtgttcaaggagcagggcgtgGTCAACgtatggacattcttctgattggctggtggtgaggtaatcgggAGTCAGCACCATCAATCTTCTGGTTCCAACCGGcctggggtctgtgtgcttgtgggcagcgcACAGTTaacgtctcccacctggtggCGGTTTCAGTATCTggaaaacagctcaaaggacatggctcagaatattatctatagcccttgaggaagaactaaaggtccttgactttgtttaatgactaaagtactattattttgtcttgcttgactgttttcctttctttctgcattttctcacttctctgattaaatttattctttgactaaagtttttctacagacaaaaggcaggcggaggacatgggtgggggtcTATTCTGGGAAGGACTCCTAGGATCCTGCTCCGTTGCAATCTGTCACTTCCAAGGATAGGTCATCAAAAGCCATGCCACTTCCACCTTGGCTGCTGGGATGCCTGCATTTGGAGCTTTGATCTATGTAAGTAGTCCAGCTATACCCTGGGACTGCCATGGTAGAGGGGCCGTGGGGAAGCTGAACAGCCCCCGCTGAGCTCCCTGCCGTTGGCTGCTGGCAGCTGCCGGTCATGTGAGTGAACCATCGTGGACGTATAGCCCCGTTGAACCTGCAGATACCTGCAGTCTCAGCCAGCATCTGACTGCAGCCTCTTGCATGACCCCCAGTGGGACCATCCATCCCAGTCAAGCTCTGCCTGAATTCCTGACTTACAGAATCTTGGAACAAAGTAAAATGATTGTCCCCCAAAACTTCTCAGGGTGTTCTCTAACTTAAAACACTACAGCAAGAGTGTAAAATGAGGTGTGTATAGAGTGTGCGtacatgtgtgtttatttatgtatACCTGCCTCATCCCCAAACAGAAGTTAGCTTGTTCCTTTATCCTctatatttcctgtaaactggaaGTTAGGTCTCAAGATTTGATGCCAAGTTAAAGATTTATGTCTATAATACACCACAGGTGATGTTGCAGCTTCATATAGCATCACAGCTAATTACTTAGTCCATGATTCTGAAGTCAATCTTCTGTTTGGGCCGAACTCTGCTGGGAAGATCTGGTCTTGGCTGAGCTTGGTTGATCTTGGCTAGGTTCTCTCACGTATCTCTGGTCAGCTGGTGGTTTGGATGGGTTTCCTGGCTTAAAATGGACTCAGCTTGGGGGCTTGGGTAACTGTGATCCATGTGATGCTAGTTTGGGCTCACTCATCTGGCTGCCAGGGTTCCAAGAGCGAGAGTGAAAGCACATGAGGCCTCAGGTTCTGAACTAGTACAATATCACTCTGTCAAAGAAAGTCTCAGGACCAGCCCAGAGTGGAGAAAAAGAATCTACTTTCTGACGCAAGGAGCGATTGTGTCACCTTGCTAGAGTGTGGTTACAAGGAAGGGAAGAGTGTGTGGCCAGTTTTTCAGTCTACTACGCTGGGTTTGTAATTTTGATCAGTGCATGTTTTTCTCAACTTGCATATGGGCACCAGTAGGAAAATGTCCAAGGCTCCTGTTGAGAATATAAGTTCCTGAGAAAGCAGGTATATCAATGTGTCAAAGTAACAGAGAAGCCCTGAAAATGAGGGTTTTGAGTTCAGTTGAGATGGCAAGTCAGCAGTTGGTGAGAAGCTTTTTCAAAAACCATTATGGCAAAAACTTGCTGTGGCATGCGCCTTGGTGAGATCATAAACGAACAGAGCATTTGCCTTGTGAGACGATACACCTTCAGTATCTCAGCTATAGAACTGGGACATCTAGGGCTGAGGCGGGGccttggctggggctggggctggggctgccgctgcagctggagcccagcctgggaggggagaccgagggcggggcgcggcgcggcgcggcgcggcgggcgagggCCAGAGGGCTGCTGGTAGGCGGCTCAAGGCCTCGCGTCCACCTGCCCGCCCGCTCCCGCTGCAGTCTGTCCCGGGTCTGCGCCGGCCCTGGCCCATGGCGGCGTCAGCGGCCCTGTCTGcagcggtggcggcggcggccctGTCGGGCCTGGCGGTGAGGCTGTCGCGCTCGGCCGCGGCCCGCGGCTCGTACGGCGCCTTCTGCAAGGGGCTCACGCGCACGCTGATCACCTTCTACGACCTGGCCTGGCGGCTGCGCATGAACTTCCCCTACTTCTACATCGTGGCCTCGGTGATGCTCAACGTCCGCCTGCAGGTGCAGATCGAGTGAGCATCCGCGGCAACCTCAGCCCGGCCGCGACGGCAGAGGCACCAGCATGAAGGACCGCGGGGCCCAGGGCCGCCGGCACTCCGcgggggaaggaagaggggcgGCCCGCGCCCCCAGGCCCTAGATCTCCGCGGAGGACCGAGCCCCGTGCCCCCGCTCCTGCCACCCTTGACGCGGCCAGAGATTAACTGCACAGAAACTCGTGAAACGGGCCCTTTCCATCGAACTCGAGAAAATTATTTGCCTGCGGCTGACCTGTTGCCTCACCTTGGCCGAAGCggggagcagaaggaagaaattcTGCAGCAGGTACCTGAAGGACTGGCCCTGACCAAAGAGGCTGGCCCCCTGCCCAGGATCGCATGGGAGAGGCTCCTCTGGATGGGCCGGCATTGGTCCTGGAGGGCCTGGCTGCGCTGCTGACTGGCGCACCCGGAGCGGTGCAGAGGGGAGCCGGGAGAGACCCTggccctcaccccccacccgGTCCCACATCTGCTCGGGCACTGATTGCTTGTGGTCCACGACGTACTCAGAGTTCCTGGGCCGGAGAACCACAGCAGCCTGGCTGCGCCCCGCCCCGGGACCGAGCGGCCGAGCCTCACCACGTGCCCCGCTCAGCCGCCCAGCTGGAGCCGGGGTCCTGTGGCCGCACAGGCTGCTGTCCACCCCAGCATGAGATCCGGTGACGATCCCAGGGCCTGAGGCTGCACCGAGGCCACCACGTGCCCCTCGCAGATGCCACAGACGGGGCCTGAAGGCTTCCTTCCTTGCGCCAAGTCGCCCAGGAGCCCCTGGTCCTGgtggcccctcctccaccccgaCTGTGTCTACCCAGGACCACTTCTGGGAGGCTGCCAGCCTGCGGACTGCATCCGTGGAGCTCTGGGGACAGCCTCTGAGAGACTGACGTGGGGCTGAtgggaggagagcagagaggaCGAGGGGCCTCCTTGGAGCTGATGGGCAGATGTGCCCCTTTCAAGCCCAGGTCTCCCCCTCTGGGTGACTCGATCCCCAGCTCCAGCCTCTTCCTgggccaggcagggaggaggagggcccGGGAATGGCACGAGGGAGGCTCTTCACTGaccgtgtgtgtgcgtgtgtgactgtgcatgtgtgtgcgtgtgtgtgtgaatgttccCACATGCACACGAGTGGCTGTGCATTGTAGCGGGCGTGCAGCTGTTGAGCAGGGTGAGCTGCTCAGGGTGCCCTGTCCTCCCTGGGCTCGGGGCTCACCCGGAGCTGCCTGGGGCCGCTTCCCAGCAGGGAGAAAGTGTGTTGGAGCCTCAGGGTCCCCGGGCTCAGAGACCCCCCTCTCTCCTGCAGAGAATCTCATCCCCTCCCCATGAGAGGGGCACAGCAGTGGCTCTGGCTGGGGCTGTCTGCGCCCAGAGGGATTGGCcatgggaggggccggggacatgTCCTCAGCATGTGTTCCTGCCCTTGCTGTTCTTACCATTTTGGCCTTGAGTAGTCCGCTGCTTCTGCTTTCCTACCTCTTCCTCGTCTCCCCACTGGGCCCTTGCTGCTTGACGGGCTCTCAATGCACTTTATTTATCTGCAGTCTGTTTCTCAGGCAGCGGCGCTTGGACACCGACGTGAATAAGACGACGTTCACGTTTCTGTGTGTGATGAACTCTGCAGCAGTCAGCACAGTCTGGGCAGAGACATGTTCTTGTTTCTGGTGTTGTCAAAAATTGTTGTCCGTCTAAGTTAAGAAAAAAGTCCTTTGCGttcaataaaatggaaactggaaaaaaaaaaaaagaattgggacATCTAGTTAGTTCACTTGAAAATGTAACTGCCAGGAAATAAAACCTGTAGAGTATAGAATCTACTATGGACAATTACAACACAGGACAGTGCTAGTAGGATCACtgtataacaaaataccacagactagtttgaacaacagaaatttattttttgcagtctggaggctgggcggtctgagatcaaggtgcctaCATGTTTGGGTTCTGGTGAGgttcctcttcctggcttgcagacactggtttttatttattgggaAGTGAgcagtattttgaatatttaggGGGATGTGGTAgcacatttcaaatatttaaagggcTTACATGTGGAAAAATAAGTAAACCTTAGAAGCGGAATGGAAAATTACAGATAAAAGCTATGAAAACTATATTAAGCTGAGTTCAATTTATTACAAGAAAGATCTTTGGAATCATCTGGGCTCCCTGTCATATAAGGTCACACATTCCATATCGTTAGCTGGTTCAGAGAAGGGCCCCACCCCACTTGGCCATTCTATTCTATGTGGGGCATTTTGCTGAGTATTTAGTAGTTGgtggtaaaaaaatatatagttttatcaTACTGTGGTGTGATTTTATTGGAGATCATGTGACTTCTGAAGGCTAGTCAGAGGAGGGACTATATCAAGAATATTACACTTGTCATTTCTGAAGAATCTGTACCCAGGATGAGAACATGGCCACCCCAAATCCAGTATTTCATCCTCTGCTGAACCAGACTGGATGACCTGCGAATTCCCATTTACCCAGCAGGGGGTGCTCTAGCACCAAGGATGGCATAGAAAGTATCTAGCAAAACAAGGACTTTTTGGttaatgtttgtttttcaggCAAAAAAGGGAAGCTGTtaggaaaaataaacagtttaTCAGGCATTGCGACAAAGACACTTGAGGGGAAAGACAAGCTGTCACTTCAAGCACAGGAAGAAAAATTCCAGCATTTGTAGAGGCATCACATGCTGTGTGAGTGccttgtaaggaaaaaaaaaatcacgaaatgaagaagaaaagaaagacagcagagataaaagaggaaaataagaaagcagaaaaCAATGGAAGTCATCTGCAAGCAAGGATGTATGAGTACAGCTTTGGGAGGCGGCTGTGGAGGAAGATTCTAcaattgaaaaaatgaaaactactgaaatataattgagaATCATTCTAAGTATTGAGATGTACCATTTACTTCAGATGCCAAATTTCCTGCGTAATTGGTTTCAGCTGCCCAGCCCACATCCAGTTTTTGTTTGGCAGCCTTCAATATTTTGAGGTCTTCGGCACATAAACTTTTACACCTAACGACAAGTGCCTGATTTCTGGATTAAAGTTGCTTCACTGGTTTCCAAATTTTCAaggtaggaaaacaaaacagctgAATTAGGAACTAAGTTTTAGTTAAAAGGATTGGGGCAAGAATagctaaattaaaagaaaagagtatTCACTGAAAATAGCTGGGATTTTGAAGTGGCATTTGTGCTAACCTCTTAGGGAAGATGCTCCCAATTTAGTCACTTCCTCCACTGGGCCATTAAAATGACTTTTCTCAAGGAGAACTTCTTACATTCATCTTTTTTGTATCAAATCAGTAGTTTAGTGAATCTCTTTTTATAAGGCTTTTCATGCAGCATTTCACTTGGTTTATTCTTTCCTGTAGAGAGAGTCAATCAGCAGAATACATTAAAGTAATCTGAAAACAGCCCATAAAAGACAAAAGGTTGAACAACTGTTAGATTGGTTACTAGGATCTAAACACAGTCTATGcaatattttaattcaattaatGCAAAGGTAAAACTATTGTACACGTGGTTCTGAAAACATAATGTCCATCAGACTCACTCACTCCTGAAAATACAGATTGCTGGGCTcattcccagagtttctgattcggGAGCTGTGGGGTGGGGTCAGAAAATGTGCATTCCTAGCAaattccaggtgatgctgatgcttctggtccagggacctcactttgagaaccactgacataTACATTTGCTGAAAAACCTCCTCTATGATTTAGCTATGACCTTGCTATTCACCCTCCTACCGATGATCTAAGATCTACCAGAGGTGGAGGAGGACAGAGTGTGcaggtatttattgaacacctactgtgtgccaggctgtaTTCTGTGTGCGTCACTTTCTTCAATTTCTCACTTAATCTTCCCTATGATTTTCTCTTCCCACTCAATACGTGTAGAACCTGAGTTTTCAAGAGCTGGGGAACTTTCCAAAGGCAAGGCTGGTAGGTGACTGAACAGGATTTGGGACTGCAAAGGCTACCCACCACAAGAGGACTTCAAAACACTCTTGACACAGCTTGATTTATCGAATTTTTGCAGATTTCAGTTCAAACCGACCTTACATGAATGACCACAAGCAAACTCCTTAATTTCTGGATGTAAGTGTCTCCATTTCTAAAGAGATCAGCATCCGTCTCTGGGGCTAGTACAAGAATTAAGTGAAACAATGTATGTGAGAGTGCTTGTGtggtgcctggaacacaggaggTGCTCCTTAAAGCTTaaatcccttttctttccttagaaatGCATGTATGTAATCCAAGTTCATCTTAGACATAAGTGAGATGCTATCACGAGAATAGAGACACTCAGAGTCCTAGGGAACTTGGTACCTTAGTGGTGGGAAGGAAGGCAGCTGTTCTGTTTGTCAGTCGACAAGACCTACACGAGCCTTCGATATCTTTTTAATGGAGTTGCCTACTCTATGTGCCTCATGTCACCCAGGCCCTCTGATCATAGTGGATTTCTGTCCCGAACAATCTATTCTCTCCAGCGCAACTAAAAGGAACTGGACACTCTCCAGGCGAGCTGTCCAGAAGCACTGCGTATTCCAGCTACTCTCTTGGCTTGGAATTCCACCTCCTTCCTACACACCTTCACTTGGTAATTCcattatttctgttatttctgagtctgggtttttttttttttttttgactaatcTTTCTCTTGGATGTGCgtcacattttcctgcttctttgcacgTCTAGTAATTTTTTAGATGTTGACCTTATAAACGATATTTTGTTGTGTGTCTGGACTTTGTTGTCCTAAGCAGAATGTTGACATTTGTTTTGGTAGGCAGTAAACTTACTTTGCAGTTCAGCTTGATTGTTTCTAGGCTTGTTTTTATGCTTTGTCAGGTCTGGTCTACTCTCCTGCGAAGGCATGACAATTTTGGGATCTCTCTGAGTGCCCTTGTATTCAATGAGTTCTCTCCACTCTGGATGGGGGAACTGGAGAAACATCTCCCAGACCTAAACTGGCTCTGGGAATTGTTCAACTTTTAGCTACCTGGCAGTTATCCTGTCTTTGGTTTTATGGACCTTTATCTAATAAGTGTTTACAGATAAACATTCAGTCAAAGACGTCAGAAAGACCCCTATGCAGATTTCTGGAAAACTTTCCCTGCACAGCTCCCTTCCCTCTGATGCCAACTCTGCCCCGTAAATTCCAGCTGCCTCAGCTTCCCCAAGTGCATCCTTGTCTCCTCCACTTGGTGAGCAGGAGTGGAGGAGCGGGTTCTGTCTGGGTTCATTTCCCTGTGCCAAAGTCCAGACAGAGCCTCCACGCAGAAAACCAGGGCAACTGTACAGAGGCCTCACcttgtttatttactttctttcagAGATTACAGCCCTGACCTGCCAGCTGTCAACAGATTCATATACTTTGTCCAGTTTTCTCGTTGCTCACAGTGGGAGGGTATGTCCTGGACCACTTACTACTTACTTACACCCATGGGTGGATGTAACCGTCTGCACACCTTCACTTGGTGGATTTGTACTTGCCCTGGTTCTAAGGCCCAGCTCAGTCAGCATCTCCCCTGGGAAACCTTAAGGGTTCCACCACTTGACTTAAGGGCTACACCGTCACCTGTTCACTTATGCTCTTTTTACCCCCACCCGCGACCGCAAGGTTCTTAGGGCGGGGACTGCAATATCTCAGTGTTTTCCGCACTTAGGACActgcaggtgctcaataaatgctcacTTACGAAATGGGTAAATTGCACAGAATTGTGTTTTCTGACTTTAAGATTTGCCAAGAGCGCTCCTCACTCATCCTCTGTTTCTAAGGCTCCTCCTCCCTGGTCTCTCAAGCTCAGGAACAACTTACTGCAAAGTTTCCCTCTCCAGCTGGACTTGATCGCAGCAGCGCGAGGAGGCGGTAGCTGCGCAGTCGCAGTCGGGGCCTCTCCGCCCCTGTGGAACGCGGGGACCTGCAAAGCGAGATGCGCCACTTCTGGTGAGGGAGACCGGGATGTGTTCTGCACCCTCTCCTTCTGCTTCTGCCTGGACTCGAAGGCCGCAGAGGCACGTGGACCCGAGATGCTCGCAGCCCCTGCCTTTGAAGCTCCAGGAGGACCAAACCCACTTCCGGGGTGTAAGTCAGTGCAGCCAAGGGGCGCGCTTGTGAGAGCAGCTAGTATGGCTCCATCTCATGTCCTGTTGGAAAAGCGGTTTCCCCAGCCCAAAGCTGGTCCTGTGTTCCTCAACTCAGGGAAGGTGGGGaaccatccatccattctttttttttccccttcaatttttattttatattggactgtagttgatttacattcATCCATTCTTCACACCTCCCTTTCTTTCACCCTTGGCATCCAGTGCACGACCAACTCATGTCCGTCTTACCTTCCAAGTACACCTTGTATCAGTCccctctttctattttcttttttaaaaaatatatttatttatttatattggctgtgttgggtctttgttgctgtgctttctctagatgtggtgagtgggggcttctctttgttgcggtgcgaggatttctcattgcagtggtttttcttgttgcagagcttcagtagttgcggcacgtgagctcagtatctgtggcgcacaggctctagagcacaggctcagtagttgtggtgcacggggcttagttgctctgtggcatgtgggatcttcccggaccggggattgaacccacatcccctgcattgacaggcagattcttaaccactgtgccaccagggaagtccaccctCTTTCTGTTTTCATTGCGATCACTCTAGACCAGGCTATCCATATCTTTCCTGAAGACTATACTGCCACCGCCCGCATTCTGACCCAGGACTGCCTCTTGACCAATCCATTTTTCTGTCTCGAGGCCACACTTGAGCTATTCAAAGCCAACATCTCCTCCTAAGCCAATTCCCACTCTTTTGAGTTCTCGTAACAGAAAGTCGCACTTTTTAGTAGCTCTGGCCATagtagtaatttttatttatctgtgggattaaaaaaat contains:
- the LOC130855709 gene encoding small integral membrane protein 10-like protein 2A, encoding MAASAALSAAVAAAALSGLAVRLSRSAAARGSYGAFCKGLTRTLITFYDLAWRLRMNFPYFYIVASVMLNVRLQVQIE